One part of the Lytechinus pictus isolate F3 Inbred chromosome 3, Lp3.0, whole genome shotgun sequence genome encodes these proteins:
- the LOC129257841 gene encoding uncharacterized protein LOC129257841: protein MSKRQSGGGKEALPAHIKRPCVQVARPIHVYPHEPVHVHSLHQSEVERLDNSTPHVCSSSSSGSGSTDGRQQSPDQVFGSYDMDRSQTSPPQQNSPPRASPLHASSPLRVSPPLISPPQVSPQRVSPSHASPLTTSTTRASPTTRVSPSRVSPAHVSPSHVSPIHVSPTHTSPPQMSPTRVSPSHTSPPCSSPSAVTNCEACHYHHHHHHHHHQQQQLQQPPPHHHNHVSYSAAYSPPPLDSTSKPLCDSQRHEPLSHKAPPKSSGAVLPIRSHASSLPSWIKSEDHRPTWAKRPLPAKDLSNEARSRTGEKHPAQEAEKNKQALESTNPVTRWPSAPKWVELEQVCKAITSGHDRACKLLNHKSPSFDVALGCIKKGTPDFQMVR from the exons ATGTCTAAGCGTCAGAGCGGTGGAGGCAAGGAGGCCCTGCCGGCACACATCAAGCGGCCCTGCGTGCAAGTGGCTCGTCCTATCCACGTCTACCCTCACGAGCCTGTTCATGTTCATTCGTTGCACCAGAGTGAGGTGGAACGCTTGGATAACAGTACCCCGCACGTctgcagtagcagcagcagcggcAGTGGTTCTACAGACGGTCGCCAGCAGAGTCCAGATCAAGTGTTTGGATCATACGACATGGATAGATCACAAACGTCACCTCCTCAACAGAACTCCCCTCCTCGAGCCTCACCTCTTCACGCATCCTCACCACTTAGAGTATCACCTCCATTGATATCACCTCCTCAGGTGTCACCACAGCGTGTATCGCCCTCCCATGCTTCACCTCTCACAACCTCAACAACCAGGGCCTCTCCGACGACCAGGGTGTCTCCATCCCGCGTGTCACCGGCTCACGTTTCCCCTAGTCACGTATCTCCTATTCACGTATCTCCTACCCACACATCCCCACCCCAGATGTCCCCAACTCGTGTATCACCGTCGCACACTTCACCACCTTGCAGCTCCCCTTCTGCAGTAACAAACTGTGAAGCTtgccactatcaccatcatcaccaccaccaccatcatcaacaacaacaactacaacAACCACCACCACACCATCACAACCATGTTAGTTACAGCGCCGCATACTCTCCCCCGCCACTGGACTCAACTAGCAAACCCTTGTGCGATTCGCAACGCCACGAGCCCCTGTCCCACAAAGCCCCGCCAAAGTCTTCCGGTGCAGTCTTACCAATTCGGTCCCATGCTTCTTCCCTCCCGTCTTGGATTAAATCAGAAGACCACAGGCCGACCTGGGCGAAACGCCCTCTGCCTGCAAAGGACCTTTCAAATGAGGCTCGGTCACGGACCGGAGAAAAGCACCCAGCACAGGAGGCAGAGAAGAATAAGCAGGCATTGGAATCGACGAACCCTGTTACCCGATGGCCAAGTGCACCAAAATGGGTTGAACTTG AACAAGTTTGTAAGGCCATCACTTCTGGCCACGACAGAGCCTGTAAACTATTGAATCACAAGTCTCCCTCGTTTGATGTGGCTCTGGGATGCATAAAGAAAGGAACGCCAGACTTCCAAATGGTAAGATGA